The following is a genomic window from Candidatus Paceibacter sp..
TAGCTTTTATAGGATGATGCTTTTTTATGAAGAGTAAATAGTAGGCAGTAGGGAGTAAGCAGAAAACAAGCAAAGGGCAAAACAGGCTGACAAGCTAACAAGCCTACAAGTTGACAACCTACACATCTAATCAGCAAAAATCTCTCTAATCCATTCTTCAGTTTCTCTATTATTGATATTTTTTTGATACGTTCTAAAAAATTAAGACGACGTCATGTAACCCAATTACTTAACCAAATTATATCGTTTCTAACCTTATATCCTCTTAATCTCAATGCCACAGCGATAGCTTCCGGGACATCTTCATTAAGATACAGCTTTATCATCTAATAATATTCCTTAGAGAATCCTCATCATCATTTTCCACGATATCTTTTTCTATCTCATTTTGATTATCATAATAAGAGGTCAGAAGTCGGAGGTCTGAGGTCTGACTTCATTCCATATGAATTAGAAAAGAATCAGGATTGTTAATCATTTTTCCAAACATGATCTTTCAGACTCTGCAAAACGTATGTATAAAACACACTTAATCCAATGCTATTTAACAGGGCTGGAGTTAGTGCAAACCGATCTTGATGATTGGCGTATTTGATCTGCCCGCCCTGTTTAATAATAAAATATCGATTGTGCCTAATTTTCCTATATATTGAAGTTTAAAGATTGATAACAAAAGGAATCATTGCTCTTTTATTTAACAGGGTAAACAAAACGCTCTTCACAGGGAAATTCTTTAGAAAGTTCAAACAGTTCCATAGCAAGTGCATAAGCTTTCTGATACACTCGCAAATCCTTAGCTGATTCAATTTTCATATTATCCAGAGGTTCGTTATGGCAGAGGTCGGAGGTCAGAGGTCGGTGCTGTTTTTAAAAGAGAGTGTCCTCTGTAGCATCAGGAGTCTTTGGGAAAAACAGCATTTGGGATTTATCCATTTGTGCTGTGTTAGTGGAAGTACCTGTACCGAAATTTTATCTGATGGCAATATACTCTGCAAAGGAAGTCGACTTAGGGATAGATAACCCATCTTCTTTCAAACCTTGCAAATGCAATTCAATGGCTTCATACATATTTTGCTCTATTTCACCATGAGTTGCGCCAATAGACACGCATCCCGGTAAATCAGATGAATATGCAGAA
Proteins encoded in this region:
- a CDS encoding four helix bundle protein: MKIESAKDLRVYQKAYALAMELFELSKEFPCEERFVYPVK